One genomic segment of Synchiropus splendidus isolate RoL2022-P1 chromosome 16, RoL_Sspl_1.0, whole genome shotgun sequence includes these proteins:
- the tulp4b gene encoding tubby-related protein 4 isoform X1 gives MSRNYEPGQSVGMLAAVEHGPILCSDSNILCLSWKGRVPKSEKDKPVCRRRYYEEGWLATGNGRGVVGVTFTSSHCRRDRSTPQRINFNLRGHNSEVVLVRWNEPFQKLATCDMEGGIFVWIQYEGRWSVELVNDRGAQVSDFTWSHDGTQALIAYRDGFVLVGSVSGQRHWSSEINLESQITCGIWTPDDQQVLFGTADGQVIVMDCHGRMLAHVLLHESDGIVSMSWNCPDFLVEDSTESDTDSDENFLPIGKKKILHLHSFHFDNKADKFLLVVRRVKPLLTVTFLSGDISLMNNYDDLSPAVISSGLKDVEAQWCSQGDLLAVAGMDRHGMASDSACASIMRNAVVKFYNIQGEHIYTLETPAQRPITTICWGHRDSRVFLACGPALYVVRVEHRVASLQLLCQQGIASALREEKDVGKLNMPSLLCSYVTSAFIPTIKPPIPDPNNIRDFVSYPTSGNERLHCTMKRAEDSPEAGGPCYTLYLEYLGGLVPILKGRRISKLRPEFVIMDPKSDSKAEEVCVNPMISYADSCNCSDSSDIELSDEWVGKKSPKLSRGSRMNMESRKSPKLSRANQEGQRSPRFSMDAFTEHSYLAQVTSNIWGTKFKIVGLASFLPANLGAVIYKTSLLHLQPRQMTIYLPEVRKISHDFMSLPVFNPNVFSEDEDDMPVMGASGVAGDNPPCTVNIPIAPIHSPAQAMSPTQSIGLVQSLLANQNIQLDVLTNPTATAAAVAAAAAASVPSTDHSQDAVASPYPLPARYTNPGQTVFSGMEMGPLLPGTLPPPPPPHHPPPQPHQQRSHSQHLQAKQSLQMQTQPQQQQKIHLHQQQQQQHQSQQQQLQQQLQQLHHQQTLHQQQSQHQVQQHQQMQQQPVSSQQLHHQQQIQHQQHQMILQHEQMQQQQQQMQHQQQQIRQQIQEMRQQQQQLQQQHQQIQQQHQQMQRQHQQMQQQLKMQMSLPPPPSSYPTISLQQIHLLPQIPPPPTPEQGLDRLLNPSLPRTLPPSFSIRDGSVEMRKVNPPPPYPGTVPAAVATAATPPQTLVTNCDNPSVLAPDTCLKKDEFLLHPVTLQYPTPLGYERITTFDSSGNVEEVCRPRRRLIRNKNMYAVHGISGSATLKVTSSDSKKVQLPYSSATLSRLSVPRYSIPSGEPPPYPDPANPVTATLPPPPPQRIDNSLIHATLRRERRDVGLKVSQMMESSRTLPTKAKINSTLALGYQQRVPSALYTCTQCSSNSSGTSVSVSGGGTSSSGIAGGTVVRQDFPPGKGAHHSTIIVHSKSSSPLASQSSYSLMSAVDNSRDRTVYVNSAFTEDETLNQQCHLEKSVSQLTLGDVNLTVKRPPPYQWDTSTAGEFWLTPEQTMLGPTSGSHKLPSLIISQAQHLDITQLPFVLANKSASGPNTSTLTFPSGYQISLAPCPPAVSHSGSQLQTLQNPPQNEVLSPFSQQDSNITLSAGYSPSLASIACCPLPPMYPGTSSCAGLQLHPVSLHPWNPYPCPPPMQDPPAPPLPTKNHQVLEKPILSPPPPTAPPPPPPVPPPPLPTEPPPKSAPEDLSESASNFPEPSSLTESPVQHESERFNKKSRKRVDSRADEATMTSISEGKSKKDGRTLSDFNTLISSPRLGSRERKKPKGSREQLNKTKKMSRTTNEFQDSSESEPELFISGDELMNQNQSSKKSWKNKRSMRMASELEEIKCRKANEREDRSLGSQGFVYVMANKQPLWNEATQVYQLDFGGRVTQESAKNFQIELDGRQVMQFGRIDGNAYILDFQYPFSAVQAFAVALANVTQRLK, from the exons ATGTCCAGGAACTATGAG CCTGGTCAATCAGTAGGGATGTTGGCTGCCGTGGAACATGGTCCCATCCTGTGCAGTGACTCCAACATCCTCTGCCTCTCGTGGAAAGGCAGAGTCCCGAAAAGCGAGAAAGATAAGCCAGTGTGCCGGAGGAGGTACTACGAGGAGGGCTGGCTCGCCACCGGGAACGGGAGAGGAGTTGTTGGGGTGACGTTTACGTCCAGTCATTGCAGGAGAGATCGGAGCACGCCGCAGAGAATCAACTTTAACCTCCGTGGACACAACAGTGAG GTTGTCTTGGTGCGCTGGAATGAACCCTTTCAAAAGTTGGCAACATGTGATATGGAAGGAGGTATTTTCGTGTGGATTCAGTACGAAGGACGGTGGTCAGTGGAGTTGGTGAATGACCGAGGAGCGCAA GTGAGCGACTTCACCTGGTCACATGACGGCACCCAGGCTCTTATTGCCTATAGGGATGGGTTTGTGTTAGTGGGTTCGGTGAGTGGACAACGCCACTGGTCCTCTGAAATCAACCTGGAAAGCCAGATTACTTGTGGCATTTGGACACCTGATGATCAGCAG GTTCTCTTCGGTACAGCCGATGGTCAGGTGATAGTGATGGACTGTCACGGACGGATGCTGGCGCACGTCCTCCTTCATGAGTCGGATGGAATCGTAAGCATGTCCTGGAACTGTCCGGACTTCCTGGTGGAGGACAGCACAGAGAGTGACACAGACTCCGACGAAAATTTCTTGcctattggtaaaaaaaaaatacttcacttacattcatttcatttcgaTAATAAAGCTGACAAATTTCTCCTTGTAGTGCGCAGAGTCAAGCCCTTGTTGACCGTCACCTTCCTATCCGGAGACATCAGTTTAATGAACAACTACGACGATCTCTCTCCTGCTGTTATCAGCTCCGGGCTGAAAG ATGTGGAGGCCCAGTGGTGCTCACAGGGAGATCTTCTGGCTGTAGCGGGGATGGACAGACATGGAATGGCCTCAGACTCTGCTTGTGCCTCCATCATGAGAAATGCTGTGGTGAAGTTTTACAACATTCAGGGGGAACACATCTACACCTTGGAAACACCAGCACAG AGGCCCATCACCACCATCTGTTGGGGTCACAGAGACTCTCGTGTTTTCCTGGCTTGTGGACCAGCTCTGTACGTGGTGCGTGTGGAACACCGAGTGGCCAGTCTCCAGCTCTTGTGCCAGCAGGGGATCGCCAGTGCCCTGCGAGAGGAGAAGGATGTGGGGAAACTGAACATGCCGTCCCTGCTGTGCTCTTACGTAACGTCAGCTTTCATACCCACCATCAAG ccaCCCATTCCTGACCCAAACAATATCCGTGACTTTGTCAGCTATCCCACATCTGGGAATGAAAGGCTGCACTGCACCATGAAGCGAGCGGAAGATAGTCCGGAGGCCGGCGGCCCATGCTACACCCTCTACCTGGAATATTTAGGTGGACTGGTGCCCATTCTGAAAGGGAGGCGCATTAGCAAGTTGCGGCCAGAGTTTGTCATAATGGATCCCAAAAGTGACAGTAAAGCAG aggaggtttgtgtgaatCCAATGATCTCCTACGCTGACAGCTGCAACTGTTCGGACTCCAGCGATATTGAGCTGAGTGATGAGTGGGTGGGGAAGAAATCTCCCAAGTTATCCAGAGGAAGCAG GATGAACATGGAATCAAGGAAGTCTCCCAAACTTTCCCGAGCTAATCAGGAAGGTCAACGTTCACCACGGTTCTCAATGGATGCGTTCACCGAG cACAGTTACCTTGCTCAGGTCACATCCAATATCTGGGGCACCAAGTTCAAAATAGTTGGCCTTGCTTCTTTCCTCCCAGCCAATTTGGGTGCAG TCATCTATAAGACCAGTTTGCTTCATTTGCAACCAAGGCAGATGACCATCTATCTGCCCGAGGTCCGGAAGATATCACATGACTTCATGAGCCTGCCTGTGTTCAACCCCAATGTTTTtagtgaagatgaagacgatATGCCCG TGATGGGGGCTTCAGGGGTTGCAGGAGACAACCCCCCTTGCACGGTCAACATTCCCATTGCACCAATTCACAGCCCTGCTCAGGCCATGTCCCCGACCCAGAGCATTGGGCTGGTTCAGTCTCTACTTGCAAATCAGAACATTCAGCTTGACGTGCTCACCAATCCAACTGCCACAGCGGCCGCAgtggcagctgctgcagcagcctcaGTCCCGTCCACAGACCACAGCCAGGATGCTGTTGCTTCGCCCTACCCCTTGCCTGCGAGATATACCAACCCTGGTCAGACTGTATTCAGTGGAATGGAGATGGGTCCTCTTCTCCCTGGTACACTACCTCCTCCCCCACCACCGCACCATCCACCGCCACAGCCACACCAACAACGGTCTCACTCACAACATCTGCAGGCCAAACAGTCGCTGCAGATGCAGacacagccgcagcagcagcagaagataCACCtccaccaacagcagcagcaacagcatcagtcccaacaacagcagctgcagcaacagctccagcagctgcaccaCCAGCAGACGCTGCATCAACAGCAGTCACAACACCAAGTCCAACAACACCAACAAATGCAACAGCAGCCGGTCTCCAGCCAGCAGCTTCATCACCAACAACAAatccagcatcagcagcaccaGATGATTCTGCAGCACGAGCAgatgcagcaacagcagcaacagatgcagcatcagcagcagcagattcgCCAGCAGATCCAGGAGATgaggcaacagcagcagcagctgcagcagcagcatcagcagatcCAACAGCAGCATCAACAAATGCAGAGGCAGCAtcaacaaatgcagcagcagctcaagaTGCAGATGTCATTGCCCCCACCTCCGTCTAGCTATCCAACCATTTCATTACAACAGATCCATCTCCTGCCACAGATTCCTCCACCACCCACCCCAGAGCAAGGACTGGACAGACTCCTAAATCCTAGTTTGCCAAGGACTCTGCCACCCTCCTTCAGTATCCGAGATGGGTCTGTAGAGATGAGAAAGGTGAATCCTCCTCCACCATACCCTGGTACGGTACCAGCAGCTGTCGCGACTGCAGCCACGCCTCCTCAAACACTAGTCACTAACTGTGACAACCCCAGTGTACTGGCACCGGACACTTGCTTGAAAAAAGATGAGTTCTTGCTCCACCCTGTGACATTACAGTACCCAACCCCACTCGGGTATGAACGAATTACAACCTTTGACAGCAGTGGCAACGTGGAGGAAGTATGTCGACCTCGCCGGCGCCTTATTCGCAACAAAAACATGTATGCAGTCCATGGCATCAGTGGCTCAGCAACTCTTAAAGTCACATCCTCCGACAGTAAAAAGGTCCAACTTCCTTATAGTTCCGCCACACTGAGTCGACTGTCTGTTCCCAGATATTCCATACCCAGTGGGGAACCTCCGCCGTACCCTGATCCCGCGAATCCAGTCACTgctactcttcctcctcctcctcctcagaggaTTGACAACAGTTTGATTCATGCGACTCTTCGTCGGGAACGTCGGGATGTCGGACTTAAGGTGTCACAGATGATGGAAAGCTCAAGAACCTTGCCCACCAAGGCGAAAATAAACAGTACATTGGCACTGGGCTACCAGCAGAGAGTTCCGTCTGCGTTGTACACCTGTACCCAGTGCAGCAGTAACAGCAGCGGCACCAGCGTCAGCGTCAGTGGTGGAGGGACCAGCAGTAGCGGTATTGCGGGGGGCACCGTAGTGAGACAGGATTTCCCTCCAGGAAAAGGCGCACATCACAGCACCATCATTGTGCACTCAAAAAGCTCCTCACCACTCGCCTCCCAGTCCTCCTACAGTCTGATGAGTGCTGTTGATAACAGCAGAGACCGCACCGTGTATGTAAACTCCGCCTTTACTGAAGACGAGACCCTCAATCAGCAGTGTCACCTCGAAAAATCGGTAAGCCAACTGACTCTGGGTGACGTCAACTTGACAGTCAAGCGTCCACCTCCCTATCAGTGGGACACATCCACCGCAGGGGAGTTCTGGCTCACCCCTGAGCAAACCATGTTAGGCCCCACTTCCGGCTCTCATAAACTACCATCTCTTATCATTAGTCAAGCACAACACTTGGACATCACTCAACTGCCTTTTGTCCTGGCCAATAAATCTGCCTCTGGTCCGAACACAAGCACACTGACATTTCCATCGGGGTACCAGATTTCCCTCGCTCCTTGCCCTCCTGCCGTTTCTCACAGTGGATCGCAACTACAGACCCTGCAGAACCCTCCTCAAAATGAAGTCTTATCTCCCTTCTCTCAACAAGATTCCAATATCACCTTGTCAGCAGGCTACTCCCCCAGTCTTGCAAGTATTGCCTGCTGCCCCCTCCCTCCTATGTATCCAGGAACAAGCTCCTGTGCTGGCCTTCAACTGCATCCCGTTAGTCTTCACCCCTGGAACCCATACCCCTGCCCACCTCCAATGCAAGATCCCCCGGCACCACCTTTGCCCACTAAAAATCATCAGGTTTTAGAGAAACCAATTCTCTCACCTCCCCCTCCAACGgcaccacctccaccacctcctgtgCCTCCCCCACCTCTGCCGACTGAGCCTCCACCCAAAAGTGCTCCGGAGGATCTGTCGGAGTCTGCAAGTAACTTCCCGGAGCCGTCATCTTTGACGGAAAGCCCAGTGCAACATGAGTCCGAACGATTTAACAAGAAGAGTCGCAAAAGGGTGGACAGTCGGGCAGACGAGGCCACCATGACCTCCATCTCTGAGGGCAAGTCCAAAAAGGATGGCCGCACACTTTCGGACTTCAACACCCTCATTTCCAGCCCGAGGCTTGGCAGTCGAGAGCGGAAGAAGCCAAAGGGATCGAGGGAGCAACTCAACAAAACCAAGAAAATGAGCAGGACCACTAATGAGTTCCAAGACAGCTCAGAGAGTGAGCCAGAGCTCTTCATCAGTGGCGATGAGCTCATGAACCAGAATCAGAGCAGCAAGAAGAGCTGGAAGAACAAGCGCAGCATGAGGATGGCGAGTGAGCTGGAAGAGATAAAGTGCCGCAAAGCAAACGAGAGAGAAGATCGCAGCCTGGGCAGTCAAGGGTTTGTCTACGTGATGGCCAACAAACAGCCGTTATGGAATGAAGCCACTCAAGTATACCAGCTCGACTTTGGGGGAAGGGTCACCCAGGAGTCAGCCAAGAACTTTCAGATTGAGCTGGACGGTAGACAG GTGATGCAGTTTGGAAGAATCGATGGAAACGCTTACATCCTGGATTTCCAGTACCCTTTCTCTGCTGTGCAGGCATTTGCTGTTGCCTTGGCCAATGTGACTCAGAggctgaagtga
- the tulp4b gene encoding tubby-related protein 4 isoform X2 produces the protein MSRNYEPGQSVGMLAAVEHGPILCSDSNILCLSWKGRVPKSEKDKPVCRRRYYEEGWLATGNGRGVVGVTFTSSHCRRDRSTPQRINFNLRGHNSEVVLVRWNEPFQKLATCDMEGGIFVWIQYEGRWSVELVNDRGAQVSDFTWSHDGTQALIAYRDGFVLVGSVSGQRHWSSEINLESQITCGIWTPDDQQVLFGTADGQVIVMDCHGRMLAHVLLHESDGIVSMSWNCPDFLVEDSTESDTDSDENFLPIVRRVKPLLTVTFLSGDISLMNNYDDLSPAVISSGLKDVEAQWCSQGDLLAVAGMDRHGMASDSACASIMRNAVVKFYNIQGEHIYTLETPAQRPITTICWGHRDSRVFLACGPALYVVRVEHRVASLQLLCQQGIASALREEKDVGKLNMPSLLCSYVTSAFIPTIKPPIPDPNNIRDFVSYPTSGNERLHCTMKRAEDSPEAGGPCYTLYLEYLGGLVPILKGRRISKLRPEFVIMDPKSDSKAEEVCVNPMISYADSCNCSDSSDIELSDEWVGKKSPKLSRGSRMNMESRKSPKLSRANQEGQRSPRFSMDAFTEHSYLAQVTSNIWGTKFKIVGLASFLPANLGAVIYKTSLLHLQPRQMTIYLPEVRKISHDFMSLPVFNPNVFSEDEDDMPVMGASGVAGDNPPCTVNIPIAPIHSPAQAMSPTQSIGLVQSLLANQNIQLDVLTNPTATAAAVAAAAAASVPSTDHSQDAVASPYPLPARYTNPGQTVFSGMEMGPLLPGTLPPPPPPHHPPPQPHQQRSHSQHLQAKQSLQMQTQPQQQQKIHLHQQQQQQHQSQQQQLQQQLQQLHHQQTLHQQQSQHQVQQHQQMQQQPVSSQQLHHQQQIQHQQHQMILQHEQMQQQQQQMQHQQQQIRQQIQEMRQQQQQLQQQHQQIQQQHQQMQRQHQQMQQQLKMQMSLPPPPSSYPTISLQQIHLLPQIPPPPTPEQGLDRLLNPSLPRTLPPSFSIRDGSVEMRKVNPPPPYPGTVPAAVATAATPPQTLVTNCDNPSVLAPDTCLKKDEFLLHPVTLQYPTPLGYERITTFDSSGNVEEVCRPRRRLIRNKNMYAVHGISGSATLKVTSSDSKKVQLPYSSATLSRLSVPRYSIPSGEPPPYPDPANPVTATLPPPPPQRIDNSLIHATLRRERRDVGLKVSQMMESSRTLPTKAKINSTLALGYQQRVPSALYTCTQCSSNSSGTSVSVSGGGTSSSGIAGGTVVRQDFPPGKGAHHSTIIVHSKSSSPLASQSSYSLMSAVDNSRDRTVYVNSAFTEDETLNQQCHLEKSVSQLTLGDVNLTVKRPPPYQWDTSTAGEFWLTPEQTMLGPTSGSHKLPSLIISQAQHLDITQLPFVLANKSASGPNTSTLTFPSGYQISLAPCPPAVSHSGSQLQTLQNPPQNEVLSPFSQQDSNITLSAGYSPSLASIACCPLPPMYPGTSSCAGLQLHPVSLHPWNPYPCPPPMQDPPAPPLPTKNHQVLEKPILSPPPPTAPPPPPPVPPPPLPTEPPPKSAPEDLSESASNFPEPSSLTESPVQHESERFNKKSRKRVDSRADEATMTSISEGKSKKDGRTLSDFNTLISSPRLGSRERKKPKGSREQLNKTKKMSRTTNEFQDSSESEPELFISGDELMNQNQSSKKSWKNKRSMRMASELEEIKCRKANEREDRSLGSQGFVYVMANKQPLWNEATQVYQLDFGGRVTQESAKNFQIELDGRQVMQFGRIDGNAYILDFQYPFSAVQAFAVALANVTQRLK, from the exons ATGTCCAGGAACTATGAG CCTGGTCAATCAGTAGGGATGTTGGCTGCCGTGGAACATGGTCCCATCCTGTGCAGTGACTCCAACATCCTCTGCCTCTCGTGGAAAGGCAGAGTCCCGAAAAGCGAGAAAGATAAGCCAGTGTGCCGGAGGAGGTACTACGAGGAGGGCTGGCTCGCCACCGGGAACGGGAGAGGAGTTGTTGGGGTGACGTTTACGTCCAGTCATTGCAGGAGAGATCGGAGCACGCCGCAGAGAATCAACTTTAACCTCCGTGGACACAACAGTGAG GTTGTCTTGGTGCGCTGGAATGAACCCTTTCAAAAGTTGGCAACATGTGATATGGAAGGAGGTATTTTCGTGTGGATTCAGTACGAAGGACGGTGGTCAGTGGAGTTGGTGAATGACCGAGGAGCGCAA GTGAGCGACTTCACCTGGTCACATGACGGCACCCAGGCTCTTATTGCCTATAGGGATGGGTTTGTGTTAGTGGGTTCGGTGAGTGGACAACGCCACTGGTCCTCTGAAATCAACCTGGAAAGCCAGATTACTTGTGGCATTTGGACACCTGATGATCAGCAG GTTCTCTTCGGTACAGCCGATGGTCAGGTGATAGTGATGGACTGTCACGGACGGATGCTGGCGCACGTCCTCCTTCATGAGTCGGATGGAATCGTAAGCATGTCCTGGAACTGTCCGGACTTCCTGGTGGAGGACAGCACAGAGAGTGACACAGACTCCGACGAAAATTTCTTGcctattg TGCGCAGAGTCAAGCCCTTGTTGACCGTCACCTTCCTATCCGGAGACATCAGTTTAATGAACAACTACGACGATCTCTCTCCTGCTGTTATCAGCTCCGGGCTGAAAG ATGTGGAGGCCCAGTGGTGCTCACAGGGAGATCTTCTGGCTGTAGCGGGGATGGACAGACATGGAATGGCCTCAGACTCTGCTTGTGCCTCCATCATGAGAAATGCTGTGGTGAAGTTTTACAACATTCAGGGGGAACACATCTACACCTTGGAAACACCAGCACAG AGGCCCATCACCACCATCTGTTGGGGTCACAGAGACTCTCGTGTTTTCCTGGCTTGTGGACCAGCTCTGTACGTGGTGCGTGTGGAACACCGAGTGGCCAGTCTCCAGCTCTTGTGCCAGCAGGGGATCGCCAGTGCCCTGCGAGAGGAGAAGGATGTGGGGAAACTGAACATGCCGTCCCTGCTGTGCTCTTACGTAACGTCAGCTTTCATACCCACCATCAAG ccaCCCATTCCTGACCCAAACAATATCCGTGACTTTGTCAGCTATCCCACATCTGGGAATGAAAGGCTGCACTGCACCATGAAGCGAGCGGAAGATAGTCCGGAGGCCGGCGGCCCATGCTACACCCTCTACCTGGAATATTTAGGTGGACTGGTGCCCATTCTGAAAGGGAGGCGCATTAGCAAGTTGCGGCCAGAGTTTGTCATAATGGATCCCAAAAGTGACAGTAAAGCAG aggaggtttgtgtgaatCCAATGATCTCCTACGCTGACAGCTGCAACTGTTCGGACTCCAGCGATATTGAGCTGAGTGATGAGTGGGTGGGGAAGAAATCTCCCAAGTTATCCAGAGGAAGCAG GATGAACATGGAATCAAGGAAGTCTCCCAAACTTTCCCGAGCTAATCAGGAAGGTCAACGTTCACCACGGTTCTCAATGGATGCGTTCACCGAG cACAGTTACCTTGCTCAGGTCACATCCAATATCTGGGGCACCAAGTTCAAAATAGTTGGCCTTGCTTCTTTCCTCCCAGCCAATTTGGGTGCAG TCATCTATAAGACCAGTTTGCTTCATTTGCAACCAAGGCAGATGACCATCTATCTGCCCGAGGTCCGGAAGATATCACATGACTTCATGAGCCTGCCTGTGTTCAACCCCAATGTTTTtagtgaagatgaagacgatATGCCCG TGATGGGGGCTTCAGGGGTTGCAGGAGACAACCCCCCTTGCACGGTCAACATTCCCATTGCACCAATTCACAGCCCTGCTCAGGCCATGTCCCCGACCCAGAGCATTGGGCTGGTTCAGTCTCTACTTGCAAATCAGAACATTCAGCTTGACGTGCTCACCAATCCAACTGCCACAGCGGCCGCAgtggcagctgctgcagcagcctcaGTCCCGTCCACAGACCACAGCCAGGATGCTGTTGCTTCGCCCTACCCCTTGCCTGCGAGATATACCAACCCTGGTCAGACTGTATTCAGTGGAATGGAGATGGGTCCTCTTCTCCCTGGTACACTACCTCCTCCCCCACCACCGCACCATCCACCGCCACAGCCACACCAACAACGGTCTCACTCACAACATCTGCAGGCCAAACAGTCGCTGCAGATGCAGacacagccgcagcagcagcagaagataCACCtccaccaacagcagcagcaacagcatcagtcccaacaacagcagctgcagcaacagctccagcagctgcaccaCCAGCAGACGCTGCATCAACAGCAGTCACAACACCAAGTCCAACAACACCAACAAATGCAACAGCAGCCGGTCTCCAGCCAGCAGCTTCATCACCAACAACAAatccagcatcagcagcaccaGATGATTCTGCAGCACGAGCAgatgcagcaacagcagcaacagatgcagcatcagcagcagcagattcgCCAGCAGATCCAGGAGATgaggcaacagcagcagcagctgcagcagcagcatcagcagatcCAACAGCAGCATCAACAAATGCAGAGGCAGCAtcaacaaatgcagcagcagctcaagaTGCAGATGTCATTGCCCCCACCTCCGTCTAGCTATCCAACCATTTCATTACAACAGATCCATCTCCTGCCACAGATTCCTCCACCACCCACCCCAGAGCAAGGACTGGACAGACTCCTAAATCCTAGTTTGCCAAGGACTCTGCCACCCTCCTTCAGTATCCGAGATGGGTCTGTAGAGATGAGAAAGGTGAATCCTCCTCCACCATACCCTGGTACGGTACCAGCAGCTGTCGCGACTGCAGCCACGCCTCCTCAAACACTAGTCACTAACTGTGACAACCCCAGTGTACTGGCACCGGACACTTGCTTGAAAAAAGATGAGTTCTTGCTCCACCCTGTGACATTACAGTACCCAACCCCACTCGGGTATGAACGAATTACAACCTTTGACAGCAGTGGCAACGTGGAGGAAGTATGTCGACCTCGCCGGCGCCTTATTCGCAACAAAAACATGTATGCAGTCCATGGCATCAGTGGCTCAGCAACTCTTAAAGTCACATCCTCCGACAGTAAAAAGGTCCAACTTCCTTATAGTTCCGCCACACTGAGTCGACTGTCTGTTCCCAGATATTCCATACCCAGTGGGGAACCTCCGCCGTACCCTGATCCCGCGAATCCAGTCACTgctactcttcctcctcctcctcctcagaggaTTGACAACAGTTTGATTCATGCGACTCTTCGTCGGGAACGTCGGGATGTCGGACTTAAGGTGTCACAGATGATGGAAAGCTCAAGAACCTTGCCCACCAAGGCGAAAATAAACAGTACATTGGCACTGGGCTACCAGCAGAGAGTTCCGTCTGCGTTGTACACCTGTACCCAGTGCAGCAGTAACAGCAGCGGCACCAGCGTCAGCGTCAGTGGTGGAGGGACCAGCAGTAGCGGTATTGCGGGGGGCACCGTAGTGAGACAGGATTTCCCTCCAGGAAAAGGCGCACATCACAGCACCATCATTGTGCACTCAAAAAGCTCCTCACCACTCGCCTCCCAGTCCTCCTACAGTCTGATGAGTGCTGTTGATAACAGCAGAGACCGCACCGTGTATGTAAACTCCGCCTTTACTGAAGACGAGACCCTCAATCAGCAGTGTCACCTCGAAAAATCGGTAAGCCAACTGACTCTGGGTGACGTCAACTTGACAGTCAAGCGTCCACCTCCCTATCAGTGGGACACATCCACCGCAGGGGAGTTCTGGCTCACCCCTGAGCAAACCATGTTAGGCCCCACTTCCGGCTCTCATAAACTACCATCTCTTATCATTAGTCAAGCACAACACTTGGACATCACTCAACTGCCTTTTGTCCTGGCCAATAAATCTGCCTCTGGTCCGAACACAAGCACACTGACATTTCCATCGGGGTACCAGATTTCCCTCGCTCCTTGCCCTCCTGCCGTTTCTCACAGTGGATCGCAACTACAGACCCTGCAGAACCCTCCTCAAAATGAAGTCTTATCTCCCTTCTCTCAACAAGATTCCAATATCACCTTGTCAGCAGGCTACTCCCCCAGTCTTGCAAGTATTGCCTGCTGCCCCCTCCCTCCTATGTATCCAGGAACAAGCTCCTGTGCTGGCCTTCAACTGCATCCCGTTAGTCTTCACCCCTGGAACCCATACCCCTGCCCACCTCCAATGCAAGATCCCCCGGCACCACCTTTGCCCACTAAAAATCATCAGGTTTTAGAGAAACCAATTCTCTCACCTCCCCCTCCAACGgcaccacctccaccacctcctgtgCCTCCCCCACCTCTGCCGACTGAGCCTCCACCCAAAAGTGCTCCGGAGGATCTGTCGGAGTCTGCAAGTAACTTCCCGGAGCCGTCATCTTTGACGGAAAGCCCAGTGCAACATGAGTCCGAACGATTTAACAAGAAGAGTCGCAAAAGGGTGGACAGTCGGGCAGACGAGGCCACCATGACCTCCATCTCTGAGGGCAAGTCCAAAAAGGATGGCCGCACACTTTCGGACTTCAACACCCTCATTTCCAGCCCGAGGCTTGGCAGTCGAGAGCGGAAGAAGCCAAAGGGATCGAGGGAGCAACTCAACAAAACCAAGAAAATGAGCAGGACCACTAATGAGTTCCAAGACAGCTCAGAGAGTGAGCCAGAGCTCTTCATCAGTGGCGATGAGCTCATGAACCAGAATCAGAGCAGCAAGAAGAGCTGGAAGAACAAGCGCAGCATGAGGATGGCGAGTGAGCTGGAAGAGATAAAGTGCCGCAAAGCAAACGAGAGAGAAGATCGCAGCCTGGGCAGTCAAGGGTTTGTCTACGTGATGGCCAACAAACAGCCGTTATGGAATGAAGCCACTCAAGTATACCAGCTCGACTTTGGGGGAAGGGTCACCCAGGAGTCAGCCAAGAACTTTCAGATTGAGCTGGACGGTAGACAG GTGATGCAGTTTGGAAGAATCGATGGAAACGCTTACATCCTGGATTTCCAGTACCCTTTCTCTGCTGTGCAGGCATTTGCTGTTGCCTTGGCCAATGTGACTCAGAggctgaagtga